Proteins from a genomic interval of Stenotrophomonas maltophilia R551-3:
- a CDS encoding class I SAM-dependent methyltransferase produces MASTSPVDQNALWNGPGGQIWVAQQAILDGLFQPMADLLVAELPESVTHLLDIGCGTGASLLAAAAARPAAHGTGLDISAPMLALARQRAETAGLDADFIVADAQRHPLPSAHFDWIQSRLGVMFFEDSQAAFANLHRAAAPGAGLRFIAWRSADENPFMTTAERAIADELELTPRAPGAPGQFAFGDGKRVQRLLQAAGWKDVEVVAVDLPCSIARDELPTYVGQLGPLGLALRAMPEDRADALRNKALAAFAPFIEGDRVRVDAACWLVRARA; encoded by the coding sequence GTCGCCCAGCAGGCCATCCTCGACGGTCTGTTCCAGCCGATGGCCGACCTGCTGGTGGCCGAACTTCCGGAATCCGTCACGCACCTGCTCGATATCGGCTGTGGCACCGGCGCAAGCCTGCTGGCCGCCGCAGCGGCTCGCCCTGCCGCGCACGGCACCGGCCTGGACATCTCCGCGCCGATGCTGGCTCTGGCCCGGCAGCGCGCAGAAACGGCGGGACTGGACGCGGACTTCATCGTCGCCGACGCGCAGCGGCATCCGCTGCCCTCCGCGCACTTCGACTGGATCCAGTCGCGGCTGGGCGTGATGTTCTTCGAGGACAGCCAGGCCGCCTTCGCCAACCTTCATCGTGCCGCAGCGCCAGGCGCGGGCCTGCGTTTCATCGCCTGGCGCAGTGCCGACGAGAACCCGTTCATGACCACGGCCGAACGCGCCATTGCTGATGAACTCGAGCTGACACCCCGTGCGCCTGGCGCACCGGGCCAGTTCGCCTTTGGCGATGGCAAGCGGGTACAGCGGCTTCTGCAGGCGGCCGGCTGGAAGGACGTCGAAGTGGTTGCGGTCGACCTGCCCTGTTCGATCGCCCGCGATGAGCTGCCAACCTATGTCGGCCAACTTGGCCCGCTGGGACTGGCCCTGCGCGCGATGCCGGAAGACCGCGCCGACGCACTTCGAAACAAGGCGCTGGCCGCGTTCGCGCCCTTCATCGAAGGCGACCGGGTGCGCGTGGATGCCGCCTGCTGGCTGGTCCGCGCCCGCGCCTAG
- a CDS encoding DUF6959 family protein, whose product MNAQFLPLSMKTETTLSVYGQLGNHAVVRIPGRRLPGLILQADTVAGFLAQLQEAQACLRSGRAQRTDAELDMLIDVLQQWYALIESRLADAGEAL is encoded by the coding sequence ATGAACGCCCAATTCCTGCCTCTTTCCATGAAGACGGAAACCACACTGAGTGTGTACGGCCAGCTCGGCAATCATGCGGTGGTGCGCATTCCCGGGCGGCGACTGCCGGGGTTGATCCTGCAGGCCGATACCGTGGCCGGCTTCCTCGCCCAGCTGCAGGAAGCCCAGGCCTGCCTGCGCAGTGGGCGCGCACAGCGCACCGACGCCGAGCTGGACATGCTGATCGACGTGCTGCAGCAGTGGTATGCGCTGATTGAATCGCGCCTGGCCGATGCCGGCGAGGCGCTGTAG
- a CDS encoding OmpA family protein: MKQHRIARTGQMAAVLGLVLGMGLLAACRSHAPAAEGPAETTAVQFPEASKASLKEGIYPDVADLRRFAPGMSKRQLYTLLGTPHFNEGMWGVREWNYLFNFRTAQGAEYFTCQFQVRFDSKGIAQGGYWKPESCAAVLDPPRPPAPPAPAPLPEQPLRLSADALFGFDSAVLSAEGQQAVQGVLAQVREASQVQSIRVTGYTDRIGSASYNQALSQRRAEAVRSALVQGGVPAASISAEGRGAAEPIVQCEQRNRRELIACLAPNRRVQIAGVAQPR, translated from the coding sequence ATGAAACAGCATCGCATCGCCCGCACCGGCCAGATGGCCGCAGTGCTGGGCCTGGTCCTGGGAATGGGCCTGCTGGCCGCCTGCCGCAGCCATGCGCCGGCAGCCGAAGGTCCTGCCGAAACCACCGCCGTGCAGTTCCCGGAGGCCTCGAAGGCCTCGTTGAAGGAAGGCATCTATCCCGACGTCGCCGACCTGCGCCGCTTCGCGCCGGGCATGAGCAAGCGCCAGCTGTACACGCTGCTGGGCACGCCGCATTTCAACGAGGGCATGTGGGGCGTGCGCGAGTGGAACTACCTGTTCAACTTCCGCACTGCGCAGGGCGCGGAGTACTTCACCTGCCAGTTCCAGGTGCGATTCGACAGCAAGGGCATCGCCCAGGGTGGCTACTGGAAGCCTGAATCATGTGCGGCGGTGCTGGACCCGCCGCGGCCGCCGGCCCCGCCTGCACCGGCGCCGTTGCCGGAGCAGCCGTTGCGCCTGTCCGCCGATGCGCTGTTCGGTTTCGACAGCGCGGTGCTCAGTGCCGAAGGCCAGCAGGCCGTGCAGGGCGTACTGGCGCAGGTGCGCGAGGCCAGTCAGGTGCAGTCAATCCGGGTGACCGGGTATACCGACCGTATCGGCAGTGCCAGCTACAACCAGGCACTGTCGCAGCGACGTGCCGAGGCCGTGCGCAGCGCGCTTGTGCAGGGCGGCGTGCCTGCAGCCAGCATCAGTGCCGAAGGACGCGGCGCGGCCGAGCCGATCGTGCAGTGCGAGCAGCGCAACCGTCGGGAGCTGATCGCCTGCCTGGCGCCGAACCGGCGCGTGCAGATCGCGGGTGTGGCGCAGCCACGCTGA
- a CDS encoding ESPR-type extended signal peptide-containing protein: MNRIYRRVWNRQLNALVVASELATGDSGGGAARDPRSVLLMPTVLALALLCALASGHAGASETNQSLRDLQALAAKYAQPMPVKVDAEVALAAASRQAQSSPAISADARVGLQLSTASLPVVRDVLPASVQVNLAANTTPKQVAVPALAADVRANIGLGHAASNATKVDASLAAQVAPSAHAPLGVAADARAKANVGVAGAQVASIDTGATAAAGISSTSAGSLPGLKTSVDGKVDSQLKLAGHQINGQGQVKATAAVTLPAKEELPGETHDRAITAAFDTGVAGNVRLQAPDGQEVVADRNLKLAGQATVAAQNSALGVGGLVGGVVGSAGSAVGGALNGVVGTAGSAAGGALNGTVGSVGGAVGGALNGTVDTVGSAVGGALNGTVGSVGGAVGGALNGAVGTVGAVGGAVGGALNGTVGSVGGAVGGALNGTVGTVGSAVGGTLNGAVGTVGAVGGAVGGALNGTVGNVGSAVGGTLNNTVGAVGSTVGGVLNGATGGSSGGLGGLLGNTLGNVGGAVGNLLNGNLNGTIGNLGSAVGGLVGGTLSGLGLTKPSAIPPTSPKAPAPADPNAGLIIGTGGLVGNVGQLIGPTTTSLFGGNGYLSNGNLKLSNANVMQTYSTVNVLGLPVVNLSPVGSTLNGLGGAVTGGSSHLTLIGGVTSDSYIYNINNGNPGGLLGLLLPKDSPAWAAKCLDIALADISCWAVNAAQDYQVLMGDGAFANGSKEVVIGANARHELPKVDANVAFPGAGTNDPSNPTGVPTADYAARMGHSVIVGDSAVGTANGQTLLGAEATSNQANSVALGYRSAALRGAQASYSAYGLTAPQVSAGEVSVGTAGGGERQITNVAAGSVNTDAVNVAQLKGAISLINGVADAAVTYDLDGAGNPNYRRVTLGAGTGTTTIGNLAAGAVSAGSLEAVNGGQLATTNAAIAGFFGGRAAFDPASGAFTAPLFEISTISTGGAIAKGLYENATDAFAAVDGSLVNLNTQITDIRNGGTKYLRVNSTGTEALASGTDSIAVGTNARATAANSIAVGAGSLADRANSVSIGAAGAERQVTNLAAGTAATDAVNVGQLQASEQGALRYDLNGDGSVNYASATLGQTGTATTLRNLGPGQVSATSSEAINGAQLFAANQAVATHLGGGAAVNASGVLTAPTYSINNVAANGTVTKGSYNDVGTAFDAVSNSLANVADQTDEIDKLAVKYDVDGSGNVLNSVTLTGTGTGAVKITNVAAGSILAGSSDAITGDQLFSTNSTVANYFGGTTAYNGTTNVWTAPKFSISSIATDGTFTSGDYNNVTAAFTAVDGSLKVLNQRITNNSGGSAYLAVNSTAAPATAAGAEAVAVGPQASAAGANSVAVGNGASASAGNSVALGAGSVASVGAQSGYTGAYGQTGASNSAGEVSVGSTGSERKITHVADGSDTYDATNVGQLKNGVNYAIDESKKYTDQKIQNITNVAGSFRANNTNNLADPSASGANSAAGGAGSTAAGANSTALGNGSQAQADNSVALGAGSVANRANTVSVGAAGAERQVVNVADGSQATDAVNVRQLQASQQGTIRYDTTVNGATNYNSVTLGSTNSGPTTVRNVAAGTAGTDAVNVDQLKSGMAQTLDWSKAYTDERMGGFERDLRKTDNRASAGIASAMATAALPQPSEAGRSMASVAAGSYNGESGVAVGISGVSEGGRWIYKFSGSTNSRGEAGVAVGAGIQW; the protein is encoded by the coding sequence ATGAACCGCATCTACCGGCGTGTATGGAACCGCCAGCTCAATGCTCTGGTTGTGGCCTCGGAACTGGCCACCGGCGATAGCGGCGGCGGTGCCGCGCGCGATCCGCGCAGTGTCCTGCTGATGCCCACGGTGCTGGCGCTGGCACTGCTGTGTGCGCTGGCCAGCGGCCACGCAGGAGCATCAGAAACCAATCAATCGCTGCGCGACCTGCAGGCATTGGCCGCCAAGTATGCGCAGCCGATGCCGGTGAAGGTCGATGCCGAAGTGGCATTGGCCGCCGCCTCGCGCCAGGCGCAGAGCAGCCCTGCGATCAGCGCCGATGCACGTGTCGGCCTGCAGCTGAGCACTGCCTCGCTGCCGGTGGTGCGCGATGTGTTGCCGGCCAGCGTGCAGGTGAATCTGGCGGCGAACACCACGCCGAAGCAGGTTGCCGTTCCGGCACTGGCCGCCGATGTCCGCGCCAACATCGGGCTGGGTCATGCAGCGTCCAATGCAACGAAGGTTGATGCATCGCTGGCGGCACAGGTTGCGCCGTCCGCGCATGCACCGCTCGGCGTGGCTGCGGATGCGCGGGCGAAAGCCAACGTTGGCGTCGCCGGTGCGCAGGTGGCCTCGATCGATACCGGCGCCACGGCGGCGGCCGGCATCAGCAGTACCTCGGCGGGTTCGTTGCCTGGGCTGAAGACCTCGGTCGATGGCAAGGTCGATTCGCAGCTGAAGCTGGCTGGGCACCAGATCAATGGCCAGGGCCAGGTCAAAGCGACGGCAGCGGTCACGCTTCCGGCCAAGGAAGAACTGCCGGGCGAAACCCACGACCGTGCGATCACTGCAGCTTTCGATACCGGCGTCGCCGGCAACGTGCGCCTGCAGGCGCCGGATGGGCAGGAAGTGGTGGCCGACCGCAATCTGAAACTCGCCGGCCAGGCAACGGTCGCGGCACAGAACAGTGCGTTGGGTGTGGGCGGCCTGGTGGGCGGCGTGGTGGGCTCTGCGGGTAGTGCGGTGGGTGGCGCGCTCAACGGTGTGGTCGGCACAGCTGGCAGCGCGGCGGGCGGCGCACTGAACGGTACCGTTGGCTCCGTCGGTGGTGCAGTCGGCGGTGCGCTCAACGGCACCGTTGATACTGTTGGCAGTGCGGTGGGCGGCGCACTGAACGGCACGGTTGGATCCGTCGGTGGTGCAGTTGGCGGTGCGCTCAACGGAGCGGTCGGCACCGTCGGTGCAGTCGGTGGTGCCGTGGGTGGCGCACTGAACGGCACCGTTGGATCCGTCGGTGGTGCAGTTGGCGGTGCGCTCAACGGCACCGTGGGTACTGTTGGCAGTGCGGTGGGCGGCACGCTCAACGGAGCGGTCGGCACCGTCGGTGCAGTCGGTGGTGCCGTGGGCGGCGCACTGAACGGTACTGTCGGTAACGTCGGCAGCGCGGTGGGCGGTACACTCAACAACACGGTTGGCGCGGTGGGCAGCACCGTTGGCGGTGTGCTCAACGGCGCGACCGGCGGCAGCAGCGGTGGCCTCGGCGGCCTGCTGGGCAACACGCTGGGTAACGTCGGCGGTGCCGTGGGCAACCTGCTCAACGGCAACCTCAATGGCACCATCGGCAATCTCGGCAGTGCCGTGGGTGGCCTGGTCGGTGGCACGCTGAGCGGCCTCGGCCTGACCAAGCCCTCGGCGATTCCGCCGACCAGTCCGAAGGCGCCGGCACCGGCCGACCCGAATGCGGGTTTGATCATCGGCACCGGCGGCCTGGTTGGCAACGTCGGCCAGCTGATCGGCCCGACCACCACCAGCCTGTTTGGCGGCAACGGCTACCTGAGCAACGGCAACCTCAAGCTCAGCAACGCCAACGTGATGCAGACCTACTCGACGGTCAATGTGCTGGGCCTGCCCGTGGTCAACCTGTCGCCGGTCGGCAGCACTCTCAACGGCCTGGGTGGCGCCGTCACCGGCGGTAGCTCGCACCTGACCCTGATCGGTGGTGTCACCTCCGACAGCTACATCTACAACATCAACAACGGCAATCCGGGCGGCCTGCTCGGGCTGCTGCTGCCGAAGGATTCGCCGGCGTGGGCGGCCAAGTGCCTGGACATCGCCCTGGCCGACATCTCCTGCTGGGCCGTCAACGCCGCGCAGGACTACCAGGTGCTGATGGGTGACGGCGCCTTTGCCAACGGTTCGAAGGAAGTGGTGATCGGCGCCAATGCCCGCCACGAGCTGCCGAAGGTCGATGCCAACGTCGCCTTCCCGGGTGCCGGCACCAATGATCCGAGCAACCCGACCGGTGTCCCGACTGCGGACTATGCCGCCCGCATGGGTCATTCGGTGATCGTCGGCGACAGCGCCGTCGGTACCGCCAATGGGCAGACCCTGCTCGGTGCCGAGGCGACGTCGAACCAGGCCAACTCGGTCGCCCTGGGCTACCGCTCGGCCGCGCTGCGCGGCGCCCAGGCCAGCTACAGCGCCTATGGCCTCACTGCACCGCAGGTCTCTGCCGGTGAAGTGTCGGTGGGCACCGCAGGCGGCGGCGAACGCCAGATCACCAACGTCGCTGCTGGTAGCGTCAACACGGACGCGGTCAACGTGGCGCAGTTGAAGGGCGCAATCAGCCTGATCAACGGCGTGGCCGATGCCGCAGTGACCTACGACCTGGATGGCGCCGGCAATCCGAACTATCGCCGGGTAACGCTCGGTGCGGGCACCGGCACCACCACCATCGGCAACCTGGCCGCTGGTGCGGTCAGTGCCGGTAGCCTGGAAGCGGTCAATGGCGGCCAGCTGGCGACGACCAACGCCGCCATCGCCGGCTTCTTCGGTGGTCGCGCGGCCTTCGATCCGGCCAGCGGTGCCTTCACTGCACCACTGTTCGAGATCAGCACCATCTCCACCGGCGGTGCGATCGCCAAGGGTCTGTATGAGAACGCCACCGATGCCTTCGCCGCGGTCGATGGTTCGCTGGTCAACCTCAACACGCAGATCACCGACATCCGCAACGGCGGCACCAAGTACCTGCGGGTGAACTCGACCGGCACCGAAGCCCTGGCCAGTGGCACGGACTCGATCGCCGTCGGCACCAATGCCCGCGCCACCGCCGCCAACAGCATCGCGGTGGGCGCCGGCAGCCTGGCCGACCGTGCCAACTCGGTGTCGATCGGTGCGGCCGGAGCCGAGCGTCAGGTCACCAACCTGGCCGCGGGTACCGCAGCGACCGATGCGGTCAACGTCGGTCAGCTGCAGGCGTCGGAACAGGGGGCACTGCGCTATGACCTCAATGGCGACGGCAGCGTCAACTACGCCAGTGCCACGCTCGGCCAGACCGGCACCGCCACCACGCTGCGTAATCTCGGCCCGGGTCAGGTCAGTGCCACCAGCAGTGAGGCCATCAACGGTGCCCAGCTGTTTGCGGCCAACCAGGCCGTGGCCACTCATCTCGGTGGTGGCGCAGCGGTCAACGCCAGCGGCGTGCTGACCGCACCGACCTACTCGATCAACAACGTCGCCGCCAACGGCACCGTGACCAAGGGCAGCTACAACGATGTCGGCACCGCCTTCGACGCGGTCAGCAACTCGCTGGCCAACGTCGCCGACCAGACCGATGAGATCGACAAGCTGGCCGTGAAGTACGACGTCGATGGCAGTGGCAACGTGCTCAACAGCGTGACGCTGACGGGTACCGGCACCGGCGCGGTGAAGATCACCAACGTCGCCGCCGGCAGCATCCTGGCCGGCAGCAGTGATGCCATCACCGGCGACCAGCTGTTCAGCACCAACAGCACCGTCGCCAACTACTTCGGTGGCACCACCGCGTACAACGGCACCACCAACGTGTGGACCGCGCCGAAGTTCAGCATCTCCAGCATCGCCACCGACGGCACCTTTACCAGCGGCGACTACAACAATGTCACCGCCGCCTTCACTGCGGTGGACGGCTCGCTGAAGGTCCTCAACCAACGCATCACCAACAACAGCGGTGGCAGTGCCTACCTGGCAGTGAACTCGACCGCAGCGCCTGCAACGGCTGCCGGTGCGGAAGCGGTGGCGGTCGGCCCGCAGGCCAGTGCGGCCGGTGCCAACAGCGTGGCGGTCGGCAACGGCGCCAGCGCCAGTGCCGGCAACAGCGTCGCCCTGGGTGCCGGGTCGGTGGCCAGCGTCGGTGCGCAGAGCGGCTACACCGGCGCCTATGGCCAGACCGGCGCCAGCAACTCGGCCGGTGAGGTTTCGGTCGGCAGCACCGGCAGCGAGCGCAAGATCACCCATGTCGCCGACGGTTCCGATACGTACGACGCAACCAATGTCGGCCAGCTGAAGAACGGCGTGAACTACGCCATCGACGAATCGAAGAAGTACACCGACCAGAAGATCCAGAACATCACCAACGTGGCCGGCAGCTTCCGCGCCAACAACACCAACAACCTGGCCGATCCGTCCGCCAGCGGTGCCAACTCGGCCGCAGGTGGCGCAGGCTCCACCGCCGCCGGTGCCAACTCGACCGCGCTGGGCAATGGCTCGCAGGCGCAGGCCGACAACTCGGTGGCGCTGGGTGCGGGTTCGGTGGCGAACCGGGCCAACACGGTCTCAGTGGGTGCCGCCGGTGCCGAACGCCAGGTGGTCAACGTGGCCGACGGTTCGCAGGCGACCGACGCGGTCAACGTACGCCAGCTGCAGGCCTCGCAGCAGGGTACGATCCGTTACGACACCACGGTGAACGGCGCGACCAACTACAACAGTGTCACGCTGGGCAGCACCAACAGCGGCCCGACCACGGTGCGTAACGTCGCCGCCGGCACCGCCGGTACCGACGCAGTCAACGTCGACCAGCTGAAGTCGGGCATGGCGCAGACCCTGGACTGGTCGAAGGCCTACACCGACGAGCGCATGGGTGGCTTCGAGCGCGACCTGCGCAAGACCGACAACCGCGCCTCGGCCGGTATCGCCTCGGCAATGGCCACCGCAGCACTGCCGCAGCCCAGCGAAGCGGGCCGCAGCATGGCCTCGGTCGCCGCCGGCAGCTACAACGGCGAGTCGGGCGTGGCGGTTGGTATCTCCGGTGTCTCCGAAGGAGGGCGCTGGATCTACAAGTTCAGCGGCTCCACCAACAGCCGTGGCGAGGCCGGTGTGGCCGTCGGTGCCGGCATCCAGTGGTGA
- a CDS encoding AraC family transcriptional regulator, whose amino-acid sequence MVDGGVGDSDDSGLRSIDLATLSGVLRVCDVELLLLDGNGPRAAFASRVHEEALFCSISCGFHCRGRFMLPPDWAMLGYIHATDETLSWCHGVPLTPGMALIVMPEGISEFTLSPGTHMTLMLVPVARVQRKLTELSLRSTPPAGQALSLFNLASDSAPLAGHYQQLHQQLGQGIALQPDETERLLHGHVQALLGAGAADRPGCSRARRTHYLIAQRAENFMRLNLRRNIYMNEICDAAGVSERGLRYAFEDLFGTSPNRYLSMLRLCAACRSLSMADSSRRSVKAIALSCGLWDLSRFADNYRKVFGELPRDTLMRAPAQIGQPA is encoded by the coding sequence ATGGTCGATGGTGGGGTAGGAGACAGCGACGACAGCGGCCTGCGGTCGATCGACCTGGCGACGCTGAGCGGCGTGCTTCGTGTGTGTGATGTCGAATTGCTTCTGCTCGATGGCAACGGGCCACGGGCGGCCTTCGCTTCGCGCGTGCACGAGGAGGCCCTGTTCTGCAGCATCAGCTGTGGTTTCCATTGCCGTGGGCGCTTCATGCTGCCGCCGGACTGGGCGATGCTGGGGTATATCCACGCCACCGATGAAACGCTGAGCTGGTGTCACGGAGTGCCACTCACGCCAGGAATGGCGTTGATCGTCATGCCCGAGGGTATCAGTGAGTTCACGCTGAGCCCCGGCACCCATATGACCCTGATGCTGGTACCGGTGGCGCGCGTGCAGCGCAAGCTGACCGAACTGAGCCTGCGCAGCACGCCGCCCGCAGGCCAGGCGCTGTCCTTGTTCAATCTAGCCAGTGATTCTGCGCCATTGGCGGGGCACTACCAGCAACTGCACCAGCAGCTGGGGCAGGGCATCGCCCTGCAGCCGGATGAAACCGAACGCCTTCTGCATGGGCACGTGCAGGCGCTGCTCGGCGCCGGTGCAGCAGACCGCCCGGGATGCAGTCGCGCACGCCGGACGCATTATCTGATCGCGCAGCGTGCGGAGAACTTCATGCGGCTCAACCTGCGCCGCAATATCTACATGAATGAAATCTGTGATGCCGCTGGCGTCAGCGAGCGCGGCCTGCGCTACGCCTTCGAGGACCTGTTCGGCACCTCTCCCAACCGCTACCTGTCGATGCTGCGTCTGTGCGCGGCCTGCCGCAGCCTGTCGATGGCCGATTCCAGCCGTCGCTCGGTGAAGGCCATCGCGCTCAGCTGCGGCCTGTGGGACCTGTCGCGCTTCGCCGACAATTACCGCAAGGTCTTCGGCGAATTGCCGCGCGATACCTTGATGCGCGCGCCGGCGCAGATCGGCCAGCCGGCCTGA
- a CDS encoding Flp family type IVb pilin → MNASIRRFLKEEDGVTALEYGLLAAVIAGVLIALGSTQIKDFFETLFENLTKLADKASGTPPA, encoded by the coding sequence ATGAACGCATCGATCCGCAGGTTCCTGAAGGAAGAAGATGGCGTTACCGCACTCGAGTACGGCCTGCTGGCTGCTGTGATTGCGGGTGTCCTGATCGCACTGGGCAGCACGCAGATCAAGGATTTCTTCGAAACGCTCTTTGAGAATCTCACCAAGCTTGCCGACAAGGCATCGGGCACCCCGCCGGCCTGA
- a CDS encoding A24 family peptidase has product MTLLGLLAIGVCLRIAISDLYARRVPNTWLLSACVIAVVLIVAGQFSAPRLPWGPHVAGAALGLVALLPFHALRWMGAGDVKFFSVLGLMLGWQALLPIWIAASLAAGAHAAIVLVSRRLGALLPFGLQAQVDRASSHWQSHPALRDMQSARQGRHGIPYAAYLAISAIGWILISAYGGVS; this is encoded by the coding sequence ATGACACTGCTGGGACTGTTGGCCATCGGCGTGTGCCTGCGGATCGCGATCAGCGACCTGTACGCCCGCCGGGTACCCAACACCTGGCTGTTGTCGGCGTGCGTGATCGCGGTTGTCCTGATCGTCGCTGGCCAGTTCAGCGCGCCGCGCCTGCCGTGGGGACCCCACGTCGCCGGCGCGGCGCTGGGCCTGGTCGCGCTGCTGCCATTCCATGCACTCCGCTGGATGGGCGCTGGCGACGTCAAGTTCTTCTCGGTGCTGGGGCTGATGTTGGGCTGGCAGGCATTGCTGCCGATCTGGATCGCGGCCAGTCTCGCTGCCGGCGCCCATGCGGCGATCGTCCTGGTATCGCGTCGGCTGGGCGCATTGTTGCCGTTCGGCCTGCAGGCCCAGGTAGACCGCGCCAGTTCGCACTGGCAATCACATCCTGCACTCCGTGACATGCAAAGCGCCCGGCAGGGACGCCACGGCATTCCCTATGCAGCCTACCTGGCGATTTCCGCCATCGGCTGGATCCTCATCAGCGCCTACGGAGGTGTGTCATGA
- a CDS encoding TadE/TadG family type IV pilus assembly protein, with product MNSRSPRRQRGVASIEFALMLMFGLLPLLMFTFSGVMIMAAQQTLATASAEGARASLRYGNANERRTAACVAARNSMQWLLKFSAQTVDCSNGGSNAVVVSPQAPCAGLATAQCMTVTVSYDYASHPFLPGTATLYKWVMQAPIRSVAVAQLDLGSGN from the coding sequence ATGAACTCCCGCAGCCCCCGCCGGCAGCGTGGCGTCGCCAGCATCGAGTTCGCGTTGATGCTGATGTTTGGACTGTTGCCGCTGCTGATGTTCACCTTTTCCGGCGTGATGATCATGGCTGCGCAGCAGACCCTGGCCACCGCCTCGGCCGAGGGTGCGCGCGCATCGTTGCGCTATGGCAATGCCAATGAGCGCCGTACAGCGGCATGCGTCGCGGCGCGCAACTCGATGCAATGGCTGTTGAAGTTTTCAGCACAGACCGTCGACTGCAGCAATGGCGGCAGCAACGCCGTCGTGGTGTCGCCGCAGGCGCCCTGCGCGGGCTTGGCCACGGCCCAGTGCATGACCGTGACAGTCAGCTACGACTACGCCAGCCATCCCTTCCTGCCCGGCACCGCCACGCTCTACAAGTGGGTGATGCAGGCCCCCATCCGCAGCGTCGCGGTCGCCCAGCTCGACCTCGGCAGCGGCAACTGA
- the cpaB gene encoding Flp pilus assembly protein CpaB, with product MLKLTRIAAVALIGLAVLLALVAFMIGRKPNAPATVAPVAQSEAQAITVVESVARLPAGEPITANGLRLAQRTAPVAGAATSIASVVGKVPVQDIAEGTAISSSALAQGFSLQLRPGERALAVPVDELVGAGNRILPGDFVDVFLNLRNAQPNASGPGEAAQTRLLLSRLRVLSYGQQDIAPATSDAVASNEGDNRNDPRAADITGSGSSHTTSSETTQPARSAVLAVPVADANRLLLGAQQGKLFLALRNPADTGLPDLALFPQSRGVIDPLRGLDAEQQLALQRPENHAFAGIDDDALAGRGTSPARANPQTPARVPAVRHSAPRAPGIEIIRGDSSAPRGSL from the coding sequence ATGCTCAAGTTGACCCGCATCGCCGCCGTTGCCCTGATCGGGCTGGCCGTGCTGCTGGCCCTGGTCGCCTTCATGATCGGGCGTAAGCCGAACGCACCGGCCACAGTGGCTCCGGTCGCGCAGAGCGAGGCCCAGGCGATCACGGTGGTGGAATCGGTAGCGCGCCTGCCGGCCGGCGAACCAATCACCGCCAACGGGCTGCGCCTGGCGCAGCGCACCGCGCCGGTCGCCGGTGCCGCCACCAGCATCGCTTCCGTCGTCGGCAAGGTGCCGGTGCAGGATATCGCCGAAGGCACCGCCATCAGCAGCAGCGCACTGGCGCAGGGATTCTCGCTGCAGCTGCGCCCGGGCGAGCGCGCCCTTGCGGTGCCGGTCGATGAACTGGTCGGCGCTGGCAACCGCATCCTGCCCGGCGACTTCGTCGACGTCTTCCTCAACCTGCGCAACGCCCAGCCCAACGCCAGCGGCCCGGGCGAGGCTGCACAGACGCGCCTGCTGCTGTCCCGCCTGCGCGTGCTCAGCTATGGCCAGCAGGATATCGCCCCGGCTACCAGCGACGCTGTTGCCAGCAACGAAGGCGACAACCGCAACGACCCGCGTGCCGCCGACATCACCGGAAGCGGCAGCAGCCACACCACGAGCAGCGAAACCACCCAACCGGCACGCAGTGCGGTGCTGGCGGTCCCGGTGGCCGATGCCAATCGCCTGCTGCTGGGGGCGCAGCAGGGCAAGCTGTTCCTGGCCCTGCGCAATCCGGCTGATACCGGCCTGCCCGACCTCGCCCTGTTCCCGCAGTCACGCGGGGTGATCGATCCGTTGCGCGGCCTGGATGCGGAACAGCAGCTTGCCCTGCAGCGACCGGAGAACCATGCCTTCGCCGGTATCGACGACGATGCGCTGGCTGGCCGCGGGACCTCCCCGGCACGTGCCAACCCGCAGACGCCGGCACGTGTACCTGCGGTGCGTCACAGTGCGCCGCGCGCCCCTGGCATCGAAATCATCCGCGGGGACAGCTCTGCTCCCCGTGGTTCCCTTTGA